From one Anopheles bellator chromosome 1, idAnoBellAS_SP24_06.2, whole genome shotgun sequence genomic stretch:
- the LOC131215012 gene encoding uncharacterized protein LOC131215012 isoform X1 — MLCSSVVALVLALATVQAVHYGCEPATTKADRACVLKDVQLLTDESVRNASFDADQPVLSMEGGQIPHFSLELARKLPTVQDLTLSAMAIRNVTIWSGLRHVTVNGSGLEAVDFEPGGVDHQLSSLVLTHNRLQAVPRFDGKFQRLRVLSLDGNLLQRVLLSDFANLTELHSLSLAANQLLSVELGDVPGGNGALLLKLRHLSLAGNRLVTLKFTGWHLDSLTTLDLSGNNLYLLEGELQDLGAALKRISYAGNEWSCDWLSKAQLYFEEQQRVTVSDRDEPARCERLSMRNLQSVCCFEPAEHDFSTDVFGAHWDELSGLQRRFDLLQYAFETETNTGKDRISDWQHQLREPFERATAVQAELESSLVHLKAAVKEEADRLGRLADTVKRSLADLQQSAEDLHRRHTRPTPSIDAIHQRSFGISIDLARTLVDRLRKAIRVYAGRTDQHESRLRSLGERAAQLRTLVTQLDTSNRALEQRIAPMEKIVDTAYRFVNADPASPMHVYS, encoded by the exons ATGCTCTG CAGCAGTGTGGTTGCGTTGGTTCTGGCCCTAGCCACCGTCCAGGCTGTCCACTACGGCTGTgagccggccaccaccaaggCCGATCGAGCGTGTGTGCTGAAGGATGTTCAGCTTCTGACGGACGAATCCGTCCGGAATGCTTCGTTCGACGCGGACCAACCGGTGCTCAGTATGGAGGGTGGCCAGATACCGCACTTTTCGCTGGAACTGGCCCGGAAACTACCCACCGTGCAGGATCTCACCCTCAGCGCGATGGCCATCCGGAACGTTACGATCTGGAGCGGTCTGCGGCACGTCACCGTCAACGGCAGCGGTCTGGAGGCGGTGGACTTTGAGCCGGGTGGTGTTGACCACCAGCTCAGCTCCCTGGTGCTAACCCACAACCGACTGCAGGCCGTGCCCCGGTTCGACGGGAAGTTCCAACGTCTGCGGGTGCTCTCGTTGGACGGGAACCTGCTCCAGAGGGTCCTTCTGTCGGATTTCGCCAACCTGACCGAACTGCACAGCCTTTCGCTGGCCGCAAACCAGCTGCTCAGTGTGGAACTGGGGGATGTGCCGGGGGGCAACGGGGCGCTACTGCTCAAGCTGCGGCACCTGTCGCTGGCGGGGAACAGGCTGGTGACGCTCAAGTTCACCGGTTGGCACCTGGATTCGCTCACCACGCTCGATCTGTCCGGGAACAACCTCTACCTGTTGGAGGGCGAGCTGCAGGACCTCGGAGCTGCCCTGAAGCGTATTTCGTACGCCGGGAACGAGTGGAGCTGCGATTGGCTCAGCAAGGCGCAGCTCTACTTtgaggagcagcagcgagtCACGGTCAGTGATCGTGACGAGCCCGCCCGCTGTGAGCGGCTTTCGATGCGGAACCTACAGAGTGTCTGCTGCTTCGAGCCAGCCGAGCACGACTTCTCAACCGACGTGTTCGGGGCGCACTGGGACGAGCTGAGCGGGTTGCAGCGGCGCTTCGATCTCTTGCAGTACGCGTTCGAGACGGAGACGAACACGGGCAAGGACCGGATCTCCGACTGGCAGCATCAGCTGCGGGAGCCGTTTGAGCGGGCCACCGCCGTGCAAGCGGAGCTCGAGAGCTCACTCGTCCACCTGAAGGCCGCGGTCAAGGAGGAAGCGGATCGGTTGGGGCGCCTAGCGGACACCGTGAAGCGGTCGCTGGCGGACCTGCAGCAGTCGGCGGAGGATCTGCACCGGCGGCACACGAGGCCTACACCGTCGATCGATGCGATCCACCAGCGGTCGTTCGGGATAAGCATCGACCTGGCGCGGACCCTCGTCGATCGGCTGCGCAAGGCTATCCGGGTGTACGCCGGTCGGACCGACCAGCACGAGAGCCGGCTGCGCAGCTTGGGCGAACGGGCCGCGCAGCTCCGGACCCTGGTGACGCAGCTGGACACGAGCAACCGGGCCCTCGAGCAACGGATCGCGCCGATGGAGAAGATCGTCGACACGGCGTACCGCTTCGTGAACGCTGACCCGGCCTCTCCGATGCATGTTTACAGTTAG
- the LOC131215012 gene encoding uncharacterized protein LOC131215012 isoform X2 encodes MLCSVVALVLALATVQAVHYGCEPATTKADRACVLKDVQLLTDESVRNASFDADQPVLSMEGGQIPHFSLELARKLPTVQDLTLSAMAIRNVTIWSGLRHVTVNGSGLEAVDFEPGGVDHQLSSLVLTHNRLQAVPRFDGKFQRLRVLSLDGNLLQRVLLSDFANLTELHSLSLAANQLLSVELGDVPGGNGALLLKLRHLSLAGNRLVTLKFTGWHLDSLTTLDLSGNNLYLLEGELQDLGAALKRISYAGNEWSCDWLSKAQLYFEEQQRVTVSDRDEPARCERLSMRNLQSVCCFEPAEHDFSTDVFGAHWDELSGLQRRFDLLQYAFETETNTGKDRISDWQHQLREPFERATAVQAELESSLVHLKAAVKEEADRLGRLADTVKRSLADLQQSAEDLHRRHTRPTPSIDAIHQRSFGISIDLARTLVDRLRKAIRVYAGRTDQHESRLRSLGERAAQLRTLVTQLDTSNRALEQRIAPMEKIVDTAYRFVNADPASPMHVYS; translated from the exons ATGCTCTG CAGTGTGGTTGCGTTGGTTCTGGCCCTAGCCACCGTCCAGGCTGTCCACTACGGCTGTgagccggccaccaccaaggCCGATCGAGCGTGTGTGCTGAAGGATGTTCAGCTTCTGACGGACGAATCCGTCCGGAATGCTTCGTTCGACGCGGACCAACCGGTGCTCAGTATGGAGGGTGGCCAGATACCGCACTTTTCGCTGGAACTGGCCCGGAAACTACCCACCGTGCAGGATCTCACCCTCAGCGCGATGGCCATCCGGAACGTTACGATCTGGAGCGGTCTGCGGCACGTCACCGTCAACGGCAGCGGTCTGGAGGCGGTGGACTTTGAGCCGGGTGGTGTTGACCACCAGCTCAGCTCCCTGGTGCTAACCCACAACCGACTGCAGGCCGTGCCCCGGTTCGACGGGAAGTTCCAACGTCTGCGGGTGCTCTCGTTGGACGGGAACCTGCTCCAGAGGGTCCTTCTGTCGGATTTCGCCAACCTGACCGAACTGCACAGCCTTTCGCTGGCCGCAAACCAGCTGCTCAGTGTGGAACTGGGGGATGTGCCGGGGGGCAACGGGGCGCTACTGCTCAAGCTGCGGCACCTGTCGCTGGCGGGGAACAGGCTGGTGACGCTCAAGTTCACCGGTTGGCACCTGGATTCGCTCACCACGCTCGATCTGTCCGGGAACAACCTCTACCTGTTGGAGGGCGAGCTGCAGGACCTCGGAGCTGCCCTGAAGCGTATTTCGTACGCCGGGAACGAGTGGAGCTGCGATTGGCTCAGCAAGGCGCAGCTCTACTTtgaggagcagcagcgagtCACGGTCAGTGATCGTGACGAGCCCGCCCGCTGTGAGCGGCTTTCGATGCGGAACCTACAGAGTGTCTGCTGCTTCGAGCCAGCCGAGCACGACTTCTCAACCGACGTGTTCGGGGCGCACTGGGACGAGCTGAGCGGGTTGCAGCGGCGCTTCGATCTCTTGCAGTACGCGTTCGAGACGGAGACGAACACGGGCAAGGACCGGATCTCCGACTGGCAGCATCAGCTGCGGGAGCCGTTTGAGCGGGCCACCGCCGTGCAAGCGGAGCTCGAGAGCTCACTCGTCCACCTGAAGGCCGCGGTCAAGGAGGAAGCGGATCGGTTGGGGCGCCTAGCGGACACCGTGAAGCGGTCGCTGGCGGACCTGCAGCAGTCGGCGGAGGATCTGCACCGGCGGCACACGAGGCCTACACCGTCGATCGATGCGATCCACCAGCGGTCGTTCGGGATAAGCATCGACCTGGCGCGGACCCTCGTCGATCGGCTGCGCAAGGCTATCCGGGTGTACGCCGGTCGGACCGACCAGCACGAGAGCCGGCTGCGCAGCTTGGGCGAACGGGCCGCGCAGCTCCGGACCCTGGTGACGCAGCTGGACACGAGCAACCGGGCCCTCGAGCAACGGATCGCGCCGATGGAGAAGATCGTCGACACGGCGTACCGCTTCGTGAACGCTGACCCGGCCTCTCCGATGCATGTTTACAGTTAG
- the LOC131215013 gene encoding uncharacterized protein LOC131215013, which translates to MLLRYSFLCCCLVVSFVRPQTTPEIALKCASASSLACIINGLHFDDPSQELTLQDASGRKYLAIKAGTIKAFRTKHCDRFRTFEKVTIGRTGLEELCIAREFVQVLAENNHLHTIHPDTIDGKDYKLQTLKLSNNRLKSVADLCAFHNLRELHLEHNLLSTLEMECFASMAQLERLLLAGNRINHVNSPPSLSLPVLTELGLQNNTLTVLKVAGWSMESLAQLQLASNNLTRVEGLDGLTELSSVSLAGNDWQCAALGSMLTVLRTNEVRIADSDANCEGIGDTSICCQVQESATAEGELFDELKKYDTLEGKYMAKTRELEDRCKQIEANLSKRLREVQQSIAKGPEECNVSSEVESSGDEPLETGSGMEPDQPSGKATATCVRVAPAASAPAAPYTDCTEDLKQLQDDMRKMRDQFERTRKAMDFTQRDLSLHTKVIRHEMRTAVKRGADKLRDVQARLSMFRAHVNDKCSTIKK; encoded by the exons ATGTTACTACGCTACTCCTTCCTGTGCTG CTGTCTGGTGGTGTCGTTTGTACGGCCACAGACCACTCCAGAAATTGCACTCAAGTGCGCATCGGCGTCGTCCCTGGCGTGCATAATCAACGGTTTGCACTTTGACGACCCGAGCCAGGAATTGACGCTACAGGATGCCAGTGGTCGAAAGTATCTCGCCATCAAAGCTGGAACCATCAAGGCGTTCCGCACGAAGCACTGCGACCGGTTCCGTACGTTCGAGAAGGTGACGATCGGTCGGACCGGTCTGGAGGAGCTGTGCATCGCCCGTGAGTTCGTGCAGGTGTTGGCCGAAAACAACCACCTGCACACGATCCACCCGGACACCATCGATGGAAAGGACTACAAACTTCAGACACTGAAGTTGTCCAATAATCGGCTCAAGAGTGTCGCAGATCTGTGCGCCTTTCACAACCTGCGGGAGCTCCACCTGGAGCACAACCTGCTGTCCACCCTGGAGATGGAATGCTTTGCCAGCATGGCCCAGCTCGAGCGGCTCCTTCTGGCCGGCAACCGTATCAACCATGTGAATTCTCCCCCCTCTCTGTCGCTCCCCGTCCTAACCGAGCTGGGTCTGCAGAACAACACGCTGACCGTGCTGAAGGTGGCCGGTTGGAGTATGGAATCGCTGGCCCAGCTCCAGCTAGCCTCCAACAACCTGACGCGTGTCGAAGGCTTAGACGGGCTGACGGAGTTGAGCAGCGTGTCCCTGGCTGGCAACGATTGGCAGTGTGCAGCGCTCGGGTCCATGCTGACCGTGTTGCGGACGAACGAGGTCCGGATTGCGGATAGTGACGCGAACTGCGAGGGCATCGGCGACACCAGCATCTGCTGCCAGGTGCAAGAGTCCGCCACTGCCGAGGGTGAGCTTTTCGATGAGCTCAAGAAGTACGATACGCTTGAGGGCAAGTACATGGCCAAGACCAGAGAGCTAGAGGACCGCTGCAAACAAATCGAGGCCAACCTCAGCAAGCGACTGCGCGAGGTCCAGCAGAGCATCGCGAAGGGACCGGAAGAGTGTAACGTTTCGTCGGAGGTGGAGTCCTCGGGCGACGAACCACTAGAGACGGGTTCGGGAATGGAACCGGATCAGCCAAGCGGGAAAGCCACAGCAACTTGCGTCAGGGTAGCGCCCGCAGCGTCAGCTCCGGCCGCACCGTACACTGACTGCACGGAGGACCTGAAGCAGTTGCAGGACGACATGCGGAAAATGCGGGATCAGTTCGAACGCACGCGGAAAGCGATGGATTTCACCCAACGGGATCTGTCGCTGCACACGAAAGTAATCCGGCACGAGATGCGGACCGCCGTCAAGCGCGGTGCGGACAAGTTGCGGGACGTCCAGGCCAGGCTGTCGATGTTTAGGGCCCACGTGAACGACAAGTGTTCCACAATAAAGAAGTAG
- the LOC131215015 gene encoding reticulon-4 receptor-like 2: MGRWQVVLAVAAVCSVAAPPAPGPAQCVETSEGYCVVENVIAPYGPFPANATAIWIRNSTLPTVDRALFAALPTAESLMIHRLQVEHLSLDGCPRLEILFASYNAIERIDAVEGLPLRQLHLYQNRLKDIGGVRRLTALEQLYLHENLLESIALEQLAPLGQLKILTLQRNRLTTLGALRDPPLVMPHLEQLFLQFNQLPHLDTSLWRMERLRALDLSHNRLGFLLTFLEELPSLRTLELHHNPWNCAWLAGMLDRAAGRQMAPGVREDESQCAAGPLLDGRLCCAENATAPDPMLLLVTRTGIVDELQQQVRGARHQIDALEERERKQDALFRGLTKRLDQIEQLCAANRPEA; encoded by the coding sequence ATGGGCCGTTGGCAAGTGGTTCTCGCGGTGGCTGCAGTTTGTTCCGTGGCGGCCCCGCCggctcccgggccggcccagtGCGTGGAAACGTCCGAAGGTTACTGTGTGGTGGAGAATGTGATCGCACCATACGGACCGTTTCCGGCGAACGCAACCGCCATCTGGATTCGCAACAGCACCCTGCCGACGGTCGATCGCGCCCTGTTCGCTGCCCTGCCCACGGCCGAGAGTCTGATGATACACCGGCTGCAGGTGGAGCACCTCTCGCTGGACGGTTGTCCCCGGCTGGAGATCCTCTTCGCGAGCTACAAcgcgatcgaacggatcgacGCCGTCGAAGGGCTGCCCCTACGGCAGCTACATCTGTACCAGAACCGGCTCAAGGACATTGGTGGCGTGCGCCGGCTGACTGCTCTCGAGCAGCTGTATCTGCACGAAAATCTGCTCGAATCGATCGCCCTCGAGCAGCTGGCACCGCTCGGGCAGCTGAAAATCCTGACGCTCCAGCGCAATCGGTTGACCACGCTCGGCGCCCTTCGTGATCCGCCCCTGGTGATGCCCCACCTGGAGCAACTGTTCCTGCAGTTCAACCAACTGCCCCACCTGGACACCAGCCTGTGGCGGATGGAACGGTTACGTGCGCTGGATCTGAGCCACAATCGGCTCGGCTTTTTGCTGACCTTCCTGGAGGAGCTACCGTCGCTGCGGACCCTGGAGCTTCACCACAACCCCTGGAACTGTGCCTGGCTCGCCGGAATGCTGGACCGGGCCGCCGGTCGCCAGATGGCACCGGGCGTGCGGGAAGATGAATCGCAGTGCGCGGCAGGACCACTGCTCGATGGGCGGCTTTGCTGTGCCGAAAACGCCACCGCTCCGGATCCGATGCTACTGCTCGTGACCCGCACCGGGATCGTCGAtgagctgcagcagcaagtcCGGGGTGCCCGACACCAGATCGATGCGCTCGAGGAACGGGAACGCAAACAGGACGCCCTGTTCCGCGGGCTGACGAAACGGTTGGACCAGATCGAGCAGCTTTGTGCGGCCAACCGGCCAGAAGCATAA